A genomic segment from Nicotiana sylvestris chromosome 1, ASM39365v2, whole genome shotgun sequence encodes:
- the LOC104216939 gene encoding RNA pseudouridine synthase 1 has translation MTVKFPLGQIPLLSSSGRIFRRHRFISIMANQRSYFDSATAANTNYPIPLSPPMPDISKEIEPHRALTASSKSALFTLSRSHVIFEDEWLIAVNKPQGIYCESVLSSLPALLKDNGANVSELHLANRLDRDTSGVMLITKLHKVAAKFVKAFTDHKVRKTYLAFCVGLAPKWEKITVKSGHGRSKYGAWRVYAASDVGRKLPGGSLVKDMETTFEVLSVNSGFKEVSDLQKDEAVVIVQEKSVIGCDLKNDEILVRARPRSGRTHQIRLHCQYLGIPIRGDVRYEGVYDWKGSRYDGHDLHAESLSFEHPITGKPILLQAPPPSWAIQPLRSQFE, from the exons ATGACAGTAAAGTTCCCTCTTGGTCAAATACCTTTGCTCAGTTCATCTGGCAGAATCTTCCGACGCCATCGATTCATCTCCATCATGGCGAACCAAAGAAGCTACTTTGATTCAGCCACAGCGGCAAACACAAACTACCCAATTCCATTATCTCCGCCAATGCCTGACATATCTAAGGAAATAGAGCCGCATAGAGCCTTAACTGCTTCTTCAAAATCCGCTCTTTTTACTCTTTCTAGAAGCCATGTTATCTTTGAAGATGAATGGCTCATTGCGGTTAATAAGCCCCAAGGAATTTACTGTGAGAGTGTTTTGTCTTCACTCCCTGCTTTACTTAAAGACAATG GGGCTAATGTTTCCGAGCTTCATTTAGCTAATAGACTTGATCGTGATACGAGTGGTGTGATGTTGATTACTAAGTTGCACAAAGTAGCAGCTAAGTTTGTAAAAGCATTTACAGACCATAAGGTACGGAAAACATACCTGGCTTTCTGTGTTGGGCTTGCTCCAAAATGGGAAAAAATAACTGTTAAATCAGGTCATGGCCGATCAAAATATGGAGCTTGGCGTGTTTATGCTGCATCAGATGTGGGCAGGAAACTGCCAGGTGGATCACTTGTTAAAGACATGGAGACCACTTTTGAAGTATTATCAGTGAACAGTGGTTTTAAAGAGGTCTCTGACTTACAAAAAGATGAAGCTGTAGTCATAGTTCAAGAGAAATCAGTCATTGGTTGTGACTTGAAGAACGATGAGATTTTGGTCAGGGCACGCCCTCGAAGCGGAAGAACACATCAAATTCGCTTGCATTGCCAGTATCTTGGAATTCCTATACGAGGAGATGTACGATATGAAGGTGTCTATGATTGGAAAGGCAGCAGATATGATGGTCATGATCTTCATGCAGAAAGTTTATCTTTTGAGCATCCTATTACTGGGAAACCAATCCTGCTTCAGGCACCTCCACCTTCGTGGGCTATTCAACCTTTAAGATCTCAGTTCGAGTAA